In Miscanthus floridulus cultivar M001 chromosome 8, ASM1932011v1, whole genome shotgun sequence, the sequence GAAATTTGCTGCTACAGCCAGGTACTGTCCACACTATAGCTTGAAATTGCCGTGAACCGCATCGGGATGTGAGCCCAGATAATGCATGACGTTTCTCTTTGGCTTGGGCATTCATTCACGAGCTAGTACTCGTATAGTTTACCATGCTAGTACTACTCCCTCTAGTCTAATAGGACATGGCTCTACTGCAGACATAATAGTACTCCGACGGAGACATGCACGTTAGACCCAGCCATGTCAGGCAGGTTGGTGCCAGAGAAAGTGGCGTCGAGGTCGACGCCAGAAAATATGGCACCGAGCTCATGCTGCGTTCGCGCCACGCAAGCAGCCACGTCAACGATACGCAGAAAATGACCCTGAACCTCGGACGTGTAAGTTCAGCGCCAATTGTTACGGCGCCGAGGTCAGAGTCTATTTTTTAAAAGATACCAGAGCGTATTTATGAAAATGTTTCAGAAAAAGGGctgaaaaacaaaaaataaaataaaaataaaataaaattcggCGCTGACCTCCCTCCCCTCCCAGCTCGCAGTCCCACCAGGCCAGCACCCTCACCTCCTCCGCCCACTGGATCCGAGAGACCCACGCGAAAAACTCGGGCCGGAAAAAACTCGCCAGGAAAGAGAACGCTCGGAAGGGAAACACAGGCTCCGGCTCGagacgaaaccctaaccctagctctgCCCGCCCCTCCGCCGTCCCTCCTCGCCGGAGGTCTTCCCCAGCGACGCAGCCTCCGCCGGGGGCTACGGTGGCGATGCGCCCCTCCCTGTTGGAGGCGTTATGAGCGGGGAAATGGTCCGCGCCGAGGCCTTGCCCCAGGGGGAGGCCCCCGGGTTCGGTGTCGACCTGTATGCGCAGGCCACCAAGGCTGTGTCCCTGCGGACGCCGTTCGAGGGCGATGAGGCGGCGCCCAGGGTTCCCACGCTGCCCGCGCGGCTTGTCAGCTGGGCAGGGCCGGGGGACGCCcggaagaagcacaagaagattCTGCCTCCCCCTCCGGACGATGCTGCTCCCGAGCCTCCACCACAGTCACCTGTAGCCACCGCTGCGAAGGTTGGCTTGTGGGACCAGTTTGAGGCTTATTTCCGTCCTGTAACATTGGCTGATGTCGAAATGTTAAGACCAAAGCTCCCATTCGGCTACAGCAAGGTCGACTCATGTATGCTAATACCATTTCTGGGCAGTGACAAGGAGTTAATAAACCAAGCTGAGACATATGACGTGGCTGTGGCTGAAACAACCTCGTATTTAGGTGTTGGTGGCGAAGAAGTGGTCACTAACCGGGAGCGCGGCGTGCAAAGTGTGCATCTGGCTAGTCAGAAAGAGTGGAATGATCAAAGCGTTGAACATGACATACATGATGTGGTTGTGCAACAAATGGTCAGTGACAAAGAGCTTAATAGGCACAGAGGGGGACAGGGCATACAAGAAGTTTCTGTTCAGTTGGGAGGGAGATCATTTGGAGTGGATCAAGCTGGGAGCAGCAGTGGCATTGTGTTAGCACAATGTGTTGAGGAGGAAGGAATTTCACTTAATTGGCTGCTAGGAGCAACAGGCCGGTTTGTTCTCACTTCAGAGCGACCCAACAAGAAGAGAAAGCTTCTGGGTGCCGATGCTGGGTTAGAGCAGCTTGTTCTGCTGCCACGCGTAGGGGCTGAGGCATCTTCAAGCTGTGATGTTTGTTGTCTTGGAGAAAGTTCCATGGAGTCCAATAGGATAGTTAACTGCAGCAACTGCAAGGTGTCAGTACACCAGAGGTGTTATGGTTTGCATGCTGTGCCTGATGGGCAATGGTTGTGTGCTCGGTGTACATATCTAGAGTCTACAGGGTGGTCATTGAATGAAGATGCTGGCGGCACCCAGTCGATGCCTTGTGCTTTATGCCCAAAGGAGAAAGGGGCTCTTAAACCTGTTAAAGTGGAGCCTACTCGAGTTGCGGGTGTTGGGCACCAAAAATTTGTGCACTTGTTCTGTAGTCTCTGGGCACCAGAGGTTTTTGTTGAGGACATGGAGTCAATGGAACCTGTACTTAGCCTTGAAAATGTCCAAGAGAATCGGATGAAGTTGACGTGCAGTATCTGCAagattaagcatggtgcatgTGTCCGATGTAGTCATGGTATGTACTCTTCACACCATGTTTTCAGCTTCTGTTAAAAAGAATTGTGAAAAGCTGACATATATCTTCTTATGTTTCAGTTTATATGCTATCATGATTTAGGAAAGTGTATTCTACTGCTATTTAGCAAATGTACAATTTCTACAGCTGTATTAGACTATTTTTTTTGTGTGTTATCAACTGTCTTTCTTCAAtcatgaattcaaatttgacctACCAATCCATTCTGGTTTTCAGTGTGTAAAGGGCAAAATTTCAAAACTAGGTTTGACTTAACATGCTGAAGGAATTTTTCATAAATTTTAACTCTATGCAACTATGCAACTTTGTTAGAATTGGATTGGATTTTGTTTTGGAAGGCAAAACTGGCACACACCAATTCACCTTTTTTTTGTAGCTATAGAATGAGTTTGAATTATCGTGCAATATTTGTGGAGAATCTGTGACATGGCTTTTTCAAGCAAGCAAATTTTTAACCTTTGTATCTTGTTTTTGAGTATCCGCACACCTATGCATGCATCAATTTAATATGCCAGCTTAGAAATTAGACGTGTTGCCAAGAATAAAGCAATAATTGATATTGTGTAGCCCACGGTTCAGTACAAATCTAAATCAAGTGTTAATCTGACTTTTTAAAGTATGGTGTAATTTATATGTGTGTgtatatttattttaaaatataTGTGGTAGAATCTGGTGTTAATTTGCTTTTTGTGTTAATCAACCTTGTTGACTTTGTGATAGTTTATTTATTCCTTGTTACTTCATGACTATCTTGAACCCATGACATGAAAAAATGCTTTAATCCTATGTTATATAGTTGCTTTCTGATGAGAACGTTGTTATTTATTTCGTTTGTGTGCCTGTTATCAATTGGTATACGGAGGCTGACTGGGTCCTTTCTTAAAAAAAACACTGTAATTTCTTTGCTTTTAAGTAATGGAATCTGATGTAGCCCGTTATGAAAAAAAGGAGAACAACGGAGCTATGATATTACATATATGCTGCATTTTTATATGCCAGCTAAATACTATCCAGTGCTCTCTGAGGAAATGCTTTCTGCATTTGTCATCAGAAAACTAGTTCATGGAAAATGTTGGTATTACTTGCCAACTTAATTATTTGTGGTTGCATCTTCTAACAATGCTCTTCATTTGTTTGTGGGAGCCTTCAAATAAAtgaatgctttctgcaaatgatGCATAACCTGTTTTGGTAAAAAAAATTGTCATCCTGATGGATGTATCTTCAACAATGGTTTACAGCTTGATATCACAATTTTTTGGTACTCTGAGTTCCTTTTAACTTGAGAAATGATCTTTGTTGGATATCTGGCTACAAGCCAGTTTTCTGAAGAGCAAATCAAGATGGAATATTCGTATGTTCTATCTCAACAGTTAATCATAGTTTTTAGGATGGAATCATGTTCAGTTTCAAACTCCTTTGATCTCCCTCAGCTTGTTTCTTCTAAACATTACGTGACCTTAGTTTTAACTAATTTCTAACTCAAAGGAATACGGTCTTTCAATACTTTTTACTAAGTTTCGTGTGGTTTTCAGGGACGTGTCGGACACCCTTTCACCCTATATGTGCAAGAGAGTCAGAGCATCAAATGGAGATATGGGGGAAATCCAGACACCCTAATGTTAGGCCTTCTATTCTTATGGTTGCCATTAGCCTTACTGAGGTCAATATGGCTCACTTCTCTTGTTTCTTTGCTTCCCTTTTGTAGGTTGAGTTGAGAGCATTTTGCTCAAAGCATTCTGCAGTTGGATACACCAGTTCTATAGAGAACAGTAACCTTGCTTCTGAACAGAATCCTAGAAAATCTGGCCCAGACAATACCACCCTCAATTCTGGTAAAATTCCAATACTAAGGTTCACACGCAAAAACAAGGACAAATTCATCAATTGTGGAACCAGTACCTCTAGTTCTGGTAACCTAATCAGAGTCAAGACCATAGAGCAAGGTGCTTTAGCTAACACAGTTAGAAATGCAAATACTCAACCTATTCGAATCTGGGAAACAGGTGCTGATCATCCCTCTGCTGGTGGGGATCATATGAGAAGTTCTGGTGATATTGCTGTAGTGCTTAGAAAGGTAACTGTTACCCATACAATATTTGCATAGAGAAAATGAATATCCTTCCTAACCATTGTGAAGTAAAAGCATTAATATCTGCACTGGTTTTGCAGCTAATTGACAGTGGAAAAGTTAGTGTTAGTGATATAGCATCTGATGTTGGTATTTCTTCGGAATCCTTGGAAGCTGCTCTCGTGGTACGTCATGCATATACCTTATGTATATTTGCTATGCCAACTTCATTTACAAACTATTTTGCTAATTTTTTTATTGCCAGGGTGAAACTACCACATTTTCCCATGGTTTGACACTGAAAATTATCAAGTGGCTCCAAAATTCTGTGCATATGCATGGTGCTCAAGGAAATGTTTGTAAAGGGAGCTCAGCGGTGGTGCAAGATAACAAATCAGATGGATTGGACACCACAGATACTGTTGATGTGAAAAATGCATTGGTCCTAGATCATGACAAGGGTGTACTTGTTGATGTGCCGGATTCCGCTGTAACTGAACCTGCACGAACAAGATCTAAAAGCAACAGTAAGATATTGAAAGAAAataatgcaacatgtgcaactggTGTGACTATTTTGCAAAATGGAAAAAAGAACATGGTTAAAGAAAGTTCTAATCCTGAGTGCTCTGCTAAAGAATTTGCAAACGAATCTACTCAGGAGTTTTCTCCAACCAGCAACAAGGATGTTTTAAAGGATGAACATGGAATATTGGTAAGAAATATGACTTTTGACTTTCAGAGCATTATTTCAAGCCTGGTTTCTTGCGTCTTAACTGGCTTTGATCATGAAGTTTCAATGCATGGTTGGTATATTTttcattatatatttttttagttgagtacgtgaccctcatcaacaatgttgtgactagtgttcgaacaaacgatgataacatagattacttcccgattaaaattggacttcatcaagggtcagctttaagcccgtatctctttgccttggtaatggatgaggttaccaggaacatacaaggggatatcccttggtgtatgttgttcgctgatgatgtagtgttagtggacgaaagccaggcgggagtaaataggaaactagagctatggcggcagacccttgagtctaaaggttttagattgagcagaactaaaaccgaatacatgagatgcgactttggcggagttgtacaggaggagggagatgtgagtttggaaggtcaagtagtgcctaagaaggatacctttcggtttctgggatcgatgctacagagggatggagatattgatgcagacgttagccatagaatcaaagcagggtggatcaagtggcgacaagcttctggcattctctgtgacaagagggtaccacaaaagctaaaaggcaagttctatagaacggcgattagaccggctatgttgtatggagcagaatgttgacctacaaagattcgacatgttgaACAaccgagtgttgcagaaatgcgtatgttgcgatggatttgcggtcacacaagaatggaccgagttcggaacgatgatatacgtgatcgcctagaggtagcaccaattgaagaaaagtgtCAAGGGCACCGAGCCCCTGGCTTGCCGGACCGCGACTACGTAGTTCGTAgccgtcggccgtcttctccggtgaggttatacCCCTCTACCGCAGGCTTAGAGAATAGATGAGAAATGGGATAACTTTCTTTATTCCTTAATCCGACTCTGAGTACAATTATAAATAGCAAAGGCCTCAACCGAATAGGCAGGCAACTCCTAGACTTAAGGGATTGGAAATCATCTAATCACCAATCAATCTATCAGCCAATCACAACTAACTTCCTATCTTTAGCCACTGGATGCCGATCCTGATGCTGATCCCGCGCCTGCAGTTGCGCGCTCAGCCGCGCGCCTGATGTCGCGGGTGCGTCTACGCCTGGCGTAGGGTCTTCCGTACATGACATCTCCCCCCGCCTCGAAatccagctcgtcctcgagctgaaacgaAGGAAAGCGAGCGCGGAAGTCGTCAAAGTCTTCCCAGGTGGCCGATTCGGGAGCTTCGCCCTGCCAGTGCACGAGGACTTGGCGAACACCACGAGCTAGCCGCGCACAGGTCACTGCGGCGGGAGCAGGCACGACTGCGCCGTGCTGGAGCGGGGGCAGCGGCGGAGTTGTAGTCGGCGGGGTGCCCACGAACTTCTTGAGGACGccgacatggaacacgtcgtggagGCGAGCACCGGGAGGTAGTT encodes:
- the LOC136478166 gene encoding uncharacterized protein isoform X1, translated to MSGEMVRAEALPQGEAPGFGVDLYAQATKAVSLRTPFEGDEAAPRVPTLPARLVSWAGPGDARKKHKKILPPPPDDAAPEPPPQSPVATAAKVGLWDQFEAYFRPVTLADVEMLRPKLPFGYSKVDSCMLIPFLGSDKELINQAETYDVAVAETTSYLGVGGEEVVTNRERGVQSVHLASQKEWNDQSVEHDIHDVVVQQMVSDKELNRHRGGQGIQEVSVQLGGRSFGVDQAGSSSGIVLAQCVEEEGISLNWLLGATGRFVLTSERPNKKRKLLGADAGLEQLVLLPRVGAEASSSCDVCCLGESSMESNRIVNCSNCKVSVHQRCYGLHAVPDGQWLCARCTYLESTGWSLNEDAGGTQSMPCALCPKEKGALKPVKVEPTRVAGVGHQKFVHLFCSLWAPEVFVEDMESMEPVLSLENVQENRMKLTCSICKIKHGACVRCSHGTCRTPFHPICARESEHQMEIWGKSRHPNVELRAFCSKHSAVGYTSSIENSNLASEQNPRKSGPDNTTLNSGKIPILRFTRKNKDKFINCGTSTSSSGNLIRVKTIEQGALANTVRNANTQPIRIWETGADHPSAGGDHMRSSGDIAVVLRKLIDSGKVSVSDIASDVGISSESLEAALVGETTTFSHGLTLKIIKWLQNSVHMHGAQGNVCKGSSAVVQDNKSDGLDTTDTVDVKNALVLDHDKGVLVDVPDSAVTEPARTRSKSNSKILKENNATCATGVTILQNGKKNMVKESSNPECSAKEFANESTQEFSPTSNKDVLKDEHGILILNDTSGNKDFGTSTEIPNENQGALLGRKINHLTEVELGPCLEKGVSSHDHCFVQGDNCRDGVYSVENSFNARDCGSNCSHGQPFFNFDDSHSYIHPFIKKKISHHWDITFNQNKEALNHYIQESPYPSHEEIPTNSSVEVEGTADTTATGQVLKARSSKILEHSPDDEVEGEMVYLQSRLLDNAVVLKHRYEKLIAKVVQNLSRELDVFSKRKWDLIFVNQFLRDVREAKKRGRKEKRHKEAQAVLAAAAAAIASSSRNSTMRKDAKEDAPESSPKLVAGSSRVGQRTSSLLWINDSSKSSDNKFGSFHMPISSKENGLHCDVCMRTETLLNRIFVCSRCKAAVHIDCYRNLENSIGPWNCELCEDQDISSEAATVSDKSHCNGKKLPFAQCGMCHGTSGAFRKTVDGKWVHAFCAEWLLDTKYVRGQDNPVEGMESLVEGKDTCCVCLRNVGMCLRCSSGDCNITFHPTCARSSGLYMNTKGFGTTPQHKAYCGKHSVEQKEADAQQYGPEELTSMKRMRVELEKLRLLCERIIKREKVKRETVMCDHDILAKTKDTVIFSYLACGASSESATTSVHNRSYSGAAQRSDDVTVDSTISGKKTIRFSLNNRDADRNTADSSRTLISFKRKLSERGPRAGKQLPQRPTAAKKLEDEDKKTTDKKITMQQREMFQKELVMTSDQASTQNQLLPKGYVYVPRDSLSKEKLWNRNTQPHNPQEPGG
- the LOC136478166 gene encoding uncharacterized protein isoform X2 codes for the protein MSGEMVRAEALPQGEAPGFGVDLYAQATKAVSLRTPFEGDEAAPRVPTLPARLVSWAGPGDARKKHKKILPPPPDDAAPEPPPQSPVATAAKVGLWDQFEAYFRPVTLADVEMLRPKLPFGYSKVDSCMLIPFLGSDKELINQAETYDVAVAETTSYLGVGGEEVVTNRERGVQSVHLASQKEWNDQSVEHDIHDVVVQQMVSDKELNRHRGGQGIQEVSVQLGGRSFGVDQAGSSSGIVLAQCVEEEGISLNWLLGATGRFVLTSERPNKKRKLLGADAGLEQLVLLPRVGAEASSSCDVCCLGESSMESNRIVNCSNCKVSVHQRCYGLHAVPDGQWLCARCTYLESTGWSLNEDAGGTQSMPCALCPKEKGALKPVKVEPTRVAGVGHQKFVHLFCSLWAPEVFVEDMESMEPVLSLENVQENRMKLTCSICKIKHGACVRCSHGTCRTPFHPICARESEHQMEIWGKSRHPNVELRAFCSKHSAVGYTSSIENSNLASEQNPRKSGPDNTTLNSGKIPILRFTRKNKDKFINCGTSTSSSGNLIRVKTIEQGALANTVRNANTQPIRIWETGADHPSAGGDHMRSSGDIAVVLRKLIDSGKVSVSDIASDVGISSESLEAALVGETTTFSHGLTLKIIKWLQNSVHMHGAQGNVCKGSSAVVQDNKSDGLDTTDTVDVKNALVLDHDKGVLVDVPDSAVTEPARTRSKSNSKILKENNATCATGVTILQNGKKNMVKESSNPECSAKEFANESTQEFSPTSNKDVLKDEHGILILNDTSGNKDFGTSTEIPNENQGALLGRKINHLTEVELGPCLEKGVSSHDHCFVQGDNCRDGVYSVENSFNARDCGSNCSHGQPFFNFDDSHSYIHPFIKKKISHHWDITFNQNKEALNHYIQESPYPSHEEIPTNSSVEVEGTADTTATGQVLKARSSKILEHSPDDEVEGEMVYLQSRLLDNAVVLKHRYEKLIAKVVQNLSRELDVFSKRKWDLIFVNQFLRDVREAKKRGRKEKRHKEAQAVLAAAAAAIASSSRNSTMRKDAKEDAPESSPKLVAGSSRVGQRTSSLLWINDSSKSSDNKFGSFHMPISSKENGLHCDVCMRTETLLNRIFVCSRCKAAVHIDCYRNLENSIGPWNCELCEDQDISSEAATVSDKSHCNGKKLPFAQCGMCHGTSGAFRKTVDGKWVHAFCAEWLLDTKYVRGQDNPVEGMESLVEGKDTCCVCLRNVGMCLRCSSGDCNITFHPTCARSSGLYMNTKGFGTTPQHKAYCGKHSVEQKEADAQQYGPEELTSMKRMRVELEKLRLLCERIIKREKVKRETVMCDHDILAKTKDTVIFSYLACGASSESATTSVHNRSYSGAAQRSDDVTVDSTISGKKTIRFSLNNRDADRNTADSSRTLISFKRKLSERGPRAGKQLPQRPTAAKKLEDEDKKTTDKKQREMFQKELVMTSDQASTQNQLLPKGYVYVPRDSLSKEKLWNRNTQPHNPQEPGG